GCCGCGGGGCTGAAGAGGTACATTCGCATACACGTGGCGTTCGTCGAGAACTGCCTCGCCAGGGAGACGGAGTTCAACATCCACTTCTTCACGCTTGTGTCCGCCGACGCGTTTATCATTCTTACATGGCTTGCGCTGTTCTCCGTCATCTACTCCAGGGTGGACGCAATCGGGGGATGGACCCGGGAGGAGACCATGTTTTTCTTGGGCACATTTGCCCTCGTAGATTGCCTCAACATGATAGTGTTCATGCATAACACCCTGAGATTGCCGGAGTACGTGAGAACGGGAGGACTGGACACGATCCTGACTCGCCCGATGGACTCCCAGGTATACGTGATGACAAGATACCTGCACTTCGGTCACATCAGCGAGGCGGTCGCGGGCTTGCCCTTTTGGCCTACTCGTGGCGGGCCCTCGGGCTCACAGTATCGATCCTGCAATTGGCACTCTTCATTCTGATGGGGCTGAACGGAGCCGTGATCATGGGGCTCTTGTTCTTCATCATGGCCGAGCCTTGCCTTTGGATGATCCGGACGGAAGGGTTCATGAGGCTTGAAGAGATGTTCCACTTGGCCACGAGGCCGGACGGGATCTACGGAAGGACGGTCCGGCTCATCCTGACCGCGATCCCCTTGACCGTGACTGCGAGTTTTCCAGCTAGGCTCATGGTCAAGACGATATCCCTGTGGGAGATCGGGTGGTCGTTTGCATCCGTGATCATCCTGGCGGCCGTCAGTAGGAAGCTGTGGATCTACGGACTTAGAAGATACGAGAGCGCGAGCAGCTGAGTCACTCTGCGGATGGAGGAGTCAAAGTGGGAAGCAGTGTTATAGAAGTCGAGGCCCTGCGCCGTGTGTTCCGAAGGCACGAGCACAGGTTTGGGCTTGCGGGGGCGGTGGAAAGCCTCGTAAACCGCAGGCACATAGATAAAGTGGCGGTCGGGGGGATTTCGTTTTCGGTGTCGGAAGGAGAGATGGTTGGGTTTCTCGGCCCGAACGGGGCTGGGAAGACTACAACCCTGAAGATGTTGTCCGGCCTGATTCACCCGACATCCGGGGACGCAAGGGTCCTGGGGTTCTCCCCGTGGGAGAGGCGTTCAGCGTTCCTCAAGCAAATATCGTTGGTAATGGGACAGAAGAATCAGCTCTGGTGGGACCTGCCCGCCATGGAGTCATTCGAGCTGAACGCCGAGATCTACGACATTCCCCGTAAGGCCTTCAGCAAGACTCTGTCGGAGCTTACTTCGTTGCTCGGCGTGGAAGGTCTGCCGAACGTGCAGGTCAGAAGGCTCTCGTTGGGAGAGCGGATGAAAATGGAATTGATCGGGGCTCTCCTGCATCGCCCGAAGATCCTGTTTCTCGATGAGCCCACAATCGGGCTGGATGTCGTGGAGCAGAAGCGATTCCACGAGTTCATACGCGAGTACAACCGGACTTACGGGACGACGGTCATCCTTACAAGCCACTACATGGGAGATGTTCACGCACTCTGCGAGCGGCGTGTTGTCATCAGGGACGGCAAGCTGATCTACGACGGGAGGACTGATAGCATCTCCTCAGAACTGGCTGGTTACCGTCTTCTCCGGGCCACCTTCTCTCAACAGGTCGACACCTGTGCTTTGGATCGCCTCGGCGAGGTTGTGAGCAACGGGGGATACACAGCAACCCTGAGGATCCCAGTGAGCGATGTAACTCGCGTGTCCACCACCATGCTTGCGAGCCTTCCGGTGCAGGATTTCACTATGGAAGAAGTCCCGCTTGAAGAGATCATGAGTGAGGTGTTCGTCAAGGGTACGGGAGTCCCCAGTCACCCGGCCAACTCATAGCAGGGAGAATTCTCCCGTATATCGAAACACGCAGGGTATCGAAGAAGGAGTGGATGACTATGTCTCACATACCCGTCTCAACCAGGGAATGGACTGCCCCGGGTGGTGCGCCAGACCTCGTTCTCTACAACGGCAAGGTGATTACCGTGGACTCGGAGTTCACCCTGGCGGAGGCGGTCGCGGTTCGCGGGGAGCGGATAGTGGCGGTGGGATCGGACTCGAGCGTGCTCGCGCTCGCCGGTCCCAANNNNNNNNNNTGTTGGGACCGGCGAGCGCGAGCACGCTCGAGTCCGATCCCAACACCGAGATAATCGACCTTGCGGGGCATTCGGTAGTGCCCGGGCTTTCCGAGACTCACTCCCATATTGTCTGGGCGGCGGAAAGCGAATACCACGGGGAAGTGTTCATCCCCAAGTCAGTCAGGGAGCTCTTGGACTACACTTCGGAGCGCGTTAGGGCTCTCAAGAGAGGCGAATGGGTTTACTTCCGGAACACCTATCCCACCCGCCTTGAAGAGTACCGCTACCCGACCCTGGAGGAACTCGACGCGGTCGCACCGGAAAACCCCGTCTTCATCGATGGCGCCTATGCCGGGCAGGCCAACTCATGTGCGCTCGCAGTCGCCGGGATCGACGAGAACACACCCCAGCCCCCAGTCGGAGAGATCGTCCAGGATCCAGTCACTCGCAAGCCGACAGGCCTGTTCCTGAGGTCCCAGTCCCTCATTGCGAGGCACTTCCCAGGGTTTCCCCAGGTGTCCGAGGAGGAACGACTCCAGGCAATCACCGAGGTCGCCCGCCGCTACAACCAGCTTGGCATCACATCCGTAATCGAGGGTTGGACCACGCCCACTACCATCGCTGCGTTCAATGAGCTCTACCGCAGGGGAGCGCTGACCCTCAGGATGACGTATACCGTCTTCCCCGACGCCGCTCAGCCGCGCGAGAGAATCGAGGAACACGTCGAAGAGATGTTCTCCCTGGTCGAGACGCCCTGCGCGTGGGGCAAGATTCGGTTCCTCAAGAGCACAGTGGACGGAGGCATCCTCACAGGAACCGCCCTGATGAGGAAGGCGTACGGCCTGCGAGGAGACCTGCACCAAAAGGTGTTCGGCCACACCGACCCCGGGTTCCGCGGGGTCCAGACCTACGATGTAGATTCGTACGTGCGCGCGGGAGAAGTCGCCTACGACCTGAACCTTCAGATGACTGCGCACTGTGTCGGAGACGCCGCCCTCGACATTCTCTTCGAGGCCTACAGGCGCATAGATGAATCCCGTCCGATCACCGGAAGGCGGTTCAGCGCGATCCACGGGGACTTCACGGACCGCGCAACCCTCGAGTTCATGGCGGAGAAGGGGATCTTGAATCTGGGGCAGATGGCCTGGTTCTACAAAGACGGTGCCATCCTGTCGCGCATTCTGACTCCCTGGGCGATCAGGAACTTCTACCCGTTGAGGACCATGGAGGAGCTTGGAGTCGTTTCAGCAGGAGGCAGCGACCACATGGTCAAGTGGGATTCGTTCGAGTCCGTCAACCCATATAA
This is a stretch of genomic DNA from Bacillota bacterium. It encodes these proteins:
- a CDS encoding amidohydrolase, with translation LGPASASTLESDPNTEIIDLAGHSVVPGLSETHSHIVWAAESEYHGEVFIPKSVRELLDYTSERVRALKRGEWVYFRNTYPTRLEEYRYPTLEELDAVAPENPVFIDGAYAGQANSCALAVAGIDENTPQPPVGEIVQDPVTRKPTGLFLRSQSLIARHFPGFPQVSEEERLQAITEVARRYNQLGITSVIEGWTTPTTIAAFNELYRRGALTLRMTYTVFPDAAQPRERIEEHVEEMFSLVETPCAWGKIRFLKSTVDGGILTGTALMRKAYGLRGDLHQKVFGHTDPGFRGVQTYDVDSYVRAGEVAYDLNLQMTAHCVGDAALDILFEAYRRIDESRPITGRRFSAIHGDFTDRATLEFMAEKGILNLGQMAWFYKDGAILSRILTPWAIRNFYPLRTMEELGVVSAGGSDHMVKWDSFESVNPYNPWLGMYAMVTRQTERGGVLVPEERISRESALRQYTRNGAYATFDEDAKGSIEVGKLADLAVVSGDYLTCPEEEIRGIRSLLTMVGGKIVYSEGFAVGEGGRS
- a CDS encoding ATP-binding cassette domain-containing protein yields the protein MEVEALRRVFRRHEHRFGLAGAVESLVNRRHIDKVAVGGISFSVSEGEMVGFLGPNGAGKTTTLKMLSGLIHPTSGDARVLGFSPWERRSAFLKQISLVMGQKNQLWWDLPAMESFELNAEIYDIPRKAFSKTLSELTSLLGVEGLPNVQVRRLSLGERMKMELIGALLHRPKILFLDEPTIGLDVVEQKRFHEFIREYNRTYGTTVILTSHYMGDVHALCERRVVIRDGKLIYDGRTDSISSELAGYRLLRATFSQQVDTCALDRLGEVVSNGGYTATLRIPVSDVTRVSTTMLASLPVQDFTMEEVPLEEIMSEVFVKGTGVPSHPANS